A window of the Lactuca sativa cultivar Salinas chromosome 7, Lsat_Salinas_v11, whole genome shotgun sequence genome harbors these coding sequences:
- the LOC111904864 gene encoding LOW QUALITY PROTEIN: PAP-specific phosphatase HAL2-like (The sequence of the model RefSeq protein was modified relative to this genomic sequence to represent the inferred CDS: inserted 2 bases in 2 codons): protein MEGVDANDKYAKELEVGVRVVQLACCLCQKVQKGSIGPTPDQVFSKDDDSPVTVADWSVQAMISWILSESFGKQNVSIVAEEDTQALSDSNSTSLLASVVATVNESLAMAPRFGLKGPTTXLGPTQVLEAINHCNSTGGPIGKHWVLDPVDGTLGFVRGDQYAVALALIENGQVVVGVLGCPNYSSKKKLVNNSSVSKEGCVMYARKGSGEAWMQPLACEGGTHVVWPNSATRIRVSSIDDPSMATXCEPVEKANSNHSYSAGIAYTLGLRKQPLRVYSMVKYAAIARGDAEIYMKFAKAGYKEKIWDHAAGVVIVEEAGGVVTDAGGRPLDFSRGVYLEGVDRGIVTCSGANLHDKIIGAVYASWESSHL from the exons ATGGAGGGCGTTGATGCTAACGATAAGTATGCTAAAGAATTAGAAGTAGGTGTTAGAGTTGTACAGCTTGCTTGTTGTCTATGCCAGAAGGTGCAAAAGGGTTCGATTGGTCCGACCCCTGATCAGGTCTTTTCCAAAGACGACGATTCACCTGTTACTGTCGCCG ATTGGAGTGTACAAGCAATGATAAGTTGGATTCTCTCAGAATCATTCGGCAAACAAAATGTCTCAATTGTAGCTGAAGAAGACACACAAGCACTATCCGATTCAAACAGCACCAGTTTACTAGCCTCTGTGGTTGCAACCGTGAACGAAAGTTTAGCCATGGCACCCAGGTTCGGTCTCAAGGGTCCAACCA TCCTGGGGCCCACACAAGTTCTTGAAGCCATTAACCATTGCAATTCAACAGGTGGACCAATAGGAAAACATTGGGTCCTTGATCCTGTtgatggaacattagggtttgttCGTGGTGACCAGTATGCAGTGGCTCTTGCTTTGATTGAAAACGGGCAGGTTGTGGTCGGTGTTCTTGGCTGCCCAAATTATTCGAGTAAAAAAAAACTCGTGAACAATTCAAGTGTTTCAAAAGAAGGTTGTGTAATGTATGCAAGAAAAGGTAGTGGTGAAGCTTGGATGCAGCCATTGGCGTGTGAAGGTGGGACCCACGTGGTGTGGCCCAATTCGGCTacccgaattagggtttcttccattgATGATCCTTCAATGGCTA TTTGTGAACCTGTTGAAAAAGCTAATTCTAATCATTCTTATAGTGCTGGAATTGCTTACACTTTAGGGCTTCG AAAGCAACCGTTGCGTGTTTATAGCATGGTGAAGTATGCAGCAATAGCGCGTGGGGATGCGGAGATATATATGAAGTTTGCAAAAGCTGGATATAAAGAGAAGATATGGGATCATGCTGCGGGGGTGGTGATAGTGGAAGAAGCTGGCGGTGTTGTGACGGATGCTGGTGGTCGGCCGCTGGATTTTTCAAGAGGGGTGTATCTTGAAGGGGTTGATCGGGGTATTGTTACTTGTTCAGGGGCGAATTTGCATGACAAAATTATTGGGGCTGTTTATGCAAGTTGGGAGTCTTCTCATTTATAA